One stretch of Brachyhypopomus gauderio isolate BG-103 chromosome 10, BGAUD_0.2, whole genome shotgun sequence DNA includes these proteins:
- the pcmtd2a gene encoding protein-L-isoaspartate O-methyltransferase domain-containing protein 2a isoform X1, producing the protein MGGAVSAGEDNDELIDNLKEAQYIRSELVECAFRAIDRADYYLEEFRDSAYKDLAWRHGNIHLSAPCIYSEVMEALDLHPGLSFLNLGSGTGYLSTMVGLILGPFGVNHGIELHADVIDYAYQKLDCFIKTSDSFDRFEFCEPSFVMGNCLEIGAESRQYDRVYCGAGVQREHEDYMKNLLKVGGILVLPLEEKLTKITRTGYNAWETKKIIAVSFAPLVLPKHRENGKPRTVPLPAMFEVRSLQDLARISIRQTLKKSVSGLWPLPRRVGFRGRSRMKQRREHRDSTLLTNRYVFMSRLIPGPLNDNNHPGTDDEEEDCRGVCEREEDEVEDDQDGRRKEDRVLLTEAPVNLLRERILSLPLPEPLKMYLLYYREK; encoded by the exons ATGGGTGGAGCTGTGAGTGCAGGGGAGGACAATGATGAGTTGATTGACAACCTGAAGGAGGCCCAGTACATTCGTTCGGAGCTCGTGGAATGTGCTTTCAGGGCCATTGACCGCGCGGACTACTACCTAGAAGAGTTTCGGGACAGCGCCTACAAGGACCTGGCCTGGAGACATGGTAACATCCACCTCTCTGCACCTTGTATCTATTCTGAGGTGATGGAGGCTCTGGATCTTCACCCTGGTCTCTCCTTCCTGAACCTGGGCAGTGGAACAGGCTACTTGAGCACCATGGTGGGCCTCATATTAG GTCCATTTGGTGTGAATCATGGCATTGAACTACATGCTGATGTCATTGATTATGCTTATCAGAAGCTGGATTGCTTTATCAAGACCAGTGACAGCTTTGACAG GTTTGAGTTCTGTGAGCCGTCGTTTGTAATGGGGAACTGTCTGGAGATTGGTGCGGAGAGCAGGCAGTACGACAGGGTGTACTGCGGTGCAGGCGTTCAGAGGGAGCACGAAGACTACATGAAGAACCTCTTGAAAGTCGGGGGCATTTTGGTGCTGCCCTTAGAGGAAAAG CTTACTAAAATTACTCGCACTGGGTATAACGCATGGGAGACAAAGAAGATTATCGCTGTGTCTTTTGCACCCTTAGTGCTTCCAAAACACCGAGAGAATGGCAAACCCAGAACAGTTCCTCTAC CTGCTATGTTTGAGGTGCGAAGCCTCCAGGATTTGGCTCGCATCTCCATCCGGCAGACTCTGAAGAAGTCAGTGTCTGGATTGTGGCCCCTGCCAAGGAGGGTGGGATTCAGAGGGAGGTCTCGCATGAAACAGAGACGGGAACACCGTGACTCAACCCTACTGACCAACCGCTATGTGTTCATGAGCCGCCTTATCCCCGGACCTTTGAATGACAACAACCATCCAGGGACGGACGACGAAGAGGAGGACTGCCGGGGAGTTTGTGAAAGAGAGGAAGACGAGGTAGAAGATGACCAAGAtgggaggaggaaggaggatAGAGTCCTGCTAACTGAGGCTCCTGTTAACCTCCTGAGGGAGAGGATCCTTAGCCTGCCTCTTCCAGAGCCTCTCAAGATGTACCTTCTTTACTACAGAGAAAAGTAA
- the pcmtd2a gene encoding protein-L-isoaspartate O-methyltransferase domain-containing protein 2a isoform X2, which yields MGGAVSAGEDNDELIDNLKEAQYIRSELVECAFRAIDRADYYLEEFRDSAYKDLAWRHGPFGVNHGIELHADVIDYAYQKLDCFIKTSDSFDRFEFCEPSFVMGNCLEIGAESRQYDRVYCGAGVQREHEDYMKNLLKVGGILVLPLEEKLTKITRTGYNAWETKKIIAVSFAPLVLPKHRENGKPRTVPLPAMFEVRSLQDLARISIRQTLKKSVSGLWPLPRRVGFRGRSRMKQRREHRDSTLLTNRYVFMSRLIPGPLNDNNHPGTDDEEEDCRGVCEREEDEVEDDQDGRRKEDRVLLTEAPVNLLRERILSLPLPEPLKMYLLYYREK from the exons ATGGGTGGAGCTGTGAGTGCAGGGGAGGACAATGATGAGTTGATTGACAACCTGAAGGAGGCCCAGTACATTCGTTCGGAGCTCGTGGAATGTGCTTTCAGGGCCATTGACCGCGCGGACTACTACCTAGAAGAGTTTCGGGACAGCGCCTACAAGGACCTGGCCTGGAGACATG GTCCATTTGGTGTGAATCATGGCATTGAACTACATGCTGATGTCATTGATTATGCTTATCAGAAGCTGGATTGCTTTATCAAGACCAGTGACAGCTTTGACAG GTTTGAGTTCTGTGAGCCGTCGTTTGTAATGGGGAACTGTCTGGAGATTGGTGCGGAGAGCAGGCAGTACGACAGGGTGTACTGCGGTGCAGGCGTTCAGAGGGAGCACGAAGACTACATGAAGAACCTCTTGAAAGTCGGGGGCATTTTGGTGCTGCCCTTAGAGGAAAAG CTTACTAAAATTACTCGCACTGGGTATAACGCATGGGAGACAAAGAAGATTATCGCTGTGTCTTTTGCACCCTTAGTGCTTCCAAAACACCGAGAGAATGGCAAACCCAGAACAGTTCCTCTAC CTGCTATGTTTGAGGTGCGAAGCCTCCAGGATTTGGCTCGCATCTCCATCCGGCAGACTCTGAAGAAGTCAGTGTCTGGATTGTGGCCCCTGCCAAGGAGGGTGGGATTCAGAGGGAGGTCTCGCATGAAACAGAGACGGGAACACCGTGACTCAACCCTACTGACCAACCGCTATGTGTTCATGAGCCGCCTTATCCCCGGACCTTTGAATGACAACAACCATCCAGGGACGGACGACGAAGAGGAGGACTGCCGGGGAGTTTGTGAAAGAGAGGAAGACGAGGTAGAAGATGACCAAGAtgggaggaggaaggaggatAGAGTCCTGCTAACTGAGGCTCCTGTTAACCTCCTGAGGGAGAGGATCCTTAGCCTGCCTCTTCCAGAGCCTCTCAAGATGTACCTTCTTTACTACAGAGAAAAGTAA